A region of Vicia villosa cultivar HV-30 ecotype Madison, WI unplaced genomic scaffold, Vvil1.0 ctg.001512F_1_1, whole genome shotgun sequence DNA encodes the following proteins:
- the LOC131635563 gene encoding putative ribosomal large subunit pseudouridine synthase SVR1, chloroplastic isoform X2 encodes MGSAATMAMTALCFTKTSKLTSSFRTLPRITCSSLSSSPLKFNVSSFPSNPKPKPDNPNKFSDDNTIPWIARGKDGNFKLSTGPPPTLLKAMANASTGTKKSEKNQTMKTKKKNEKETSEKYQTVKTKKKNEKETKVRKVAPPQYSKASRRFYNENIKVSSARLSKVLAASGVASRRSCEELIFEGKVTVNGSVCNTPQTKVDPSKDIIYVNGSRLPKRQPHKVYLALNKPKGYICSSGEKESKSVISLFDDFLSGWAKKHPGVPPPRLFTVGRLDVATTGLLIVTNDGDFAQKLSHPSSNFSKEYIATVNGLVHQRHLTAISEGTTIEGVHCVPDSVELLPRTPDTQRSRLRIVVHDGRKHEVRELVKNAGLEIYSLKRIRIAGFRLPPDLG; translated from the exons ATGGGTTCAGCAGCAACAATGGCGATGACGGCGCTCTGTTTCACCAAAACATCCAAACTCACTTCTTCCTTCCGCACTCTCCCTCGCATCACCTGCTCTTCCCTCTCCTCTTCTCCTCTCAAATTCAACGTCTCCTCCTTTCCCTCCAACCCCAAACCTAAACCCGATAACCCGAACAAATTTTCCGACGACAACACGATCCCTTGGATTGCTCGAGGCAAAGATGGAAATTTCAAACTCTCAACTGGACCTCCTCCAACCTTACTCAAAGCCATGGCCAATGCCTCAACAGGTACCAAAAAATCAGAGAAAAACCAAACtatgaaaaccaaaaagaaaaatgaaaaggaaaCATCGGAGAAATACCAAACTGTGAAAACCAAGAAGAAAAATGAGAAGGAAACTAAGGTCCGTAAGGTGGCGCCGCCGCAGTATTCCAAAGCATCGCGGAGGTTCTACAATGAAAATATTAAGGTCTCCAGTGCACGTCTCAGCAAGGTTCTCGCTGCCTCTGGAG TTGCGTCCAGGAGAAGCTGTGAAGAGCTTATTTTTGAAGGCAAGGTTACCGTTAACGGTTCCGTCTGTAATACACCTCAG ACTAAAGTGGATCCCTCAAAGGATATTATTTATGTCAACGGGAGCCGCCTTCCTAAGAGGCAGCCTCACAAAGTTTATCTTGCCTTGAACAAGCCAAAAGG GTACATATGCTCATCTGGGGAAAAGGAGTCTAAATCTGTTATAAGtttatttgatgattttttgaGCGGTTGG GCTAAGAAGCATCCAGGAGTACCCCCACCACGACTATTTACTGTAGGGCGCCTTGATGTTGCTACTACTGGATTACTTATTGTGACTAATGATG GAGATTTTGCTCAAAAACTTTCACATCCGTCATCTAATTTTTCAAAAGA ATACATTGCAACAGTTAATGGTCTAGTTCATCAGAGGCACTTAACGGCCATAAGTGAGGGAACAACAATTGAGGGTGTCCATTGTGTACCAGATAGTGTGGAGTTACTTCCACGTACTCCAGATACACAAAGATCTCGACTTCGTATTGTG GTTCATGATGGAAGAAAGCATGAAGTTCGCGAACTTGTTAAAAATGCTGGACTTGAG ATTTATTCATTAAAGCGAATTCGCATAGCTGGTTTTAGACTTCCACCAGACCTTgggtaa
- the LOC131635563 gene encoding putative ribosomal large subunit pseudouridine synthase SVR1, chloroplastic isoform X3 codes for MGSAATMAMTALCFTKTSKLTSSFRTLPRITCSSLSSSPLKFNVSSFPSNPKPKPDNPNKFSDDNTIPWIARGKDGNFKLSTGPPPTLLKAMANASTGTKKSEKNQTMKTKKKNEKETSEKYQTVKTKKKNEKETKVRKVAPPQYSKASRRFYNENIKVSSARLSKVLAASGVASRRSCEELIFEGKVTVNGSVCNTPQTKVDPSKDIIYVNGSRLPKRQPHKVYLALNKPKGYICSSGEKESKSVISLFDDFLSGWAKKHPGVPPPRLFTVGRLDVATTGLLIVTNDGDFAQKLSHPSSNFSKEYIATVNGLVHQRHLTAISEGTTIEGVHCVPDSVELLPRTPDTQRSRLRIVVHDGRKHEVRELVKNAGLEAREVH; via the exons ATGGGTTCAGCAGCAACAATGGCGATGACGGCGCTCTGTTTCACCAAAACATCCAAACTCACTTCTTCCTTCCGCACTCTCCCTCGCATCACCTGCTCTTCCCTCTCCTCTTCTCCTCTCAAATTCAACGTCTCCTCCTTTCCCTCCAACCCCAAACCTAAACCCGATAACCCGAACAAATTTTCCGACGACAACACGATCCCTTGGATTGCTCGAGGCAAAGATGGAAATTTCAAACTCTCAACTGGACCTCCTCCAACCTTACTCAAAGCCATGGCCAATGCCTCAACAGGTACCAAAAAATCAGAGAAAAACCAAACtatgaaaaccaaaaagaaaaatgaaaaggaaaCATCGGAGAAATACCAAACTGTGAAAACCAAGAAGAAAAATGAGAAGGAAACTAAGGTCCGTAAGGTGGCGCCGCCGCAGTATTCCAAAGCATCGCGGAGGTTCTACAATGAAAATATTAAGGTCTCCAGTGCACGTCTCAGCAAGGTTCTCGCTGCCTCTGGAG TTGCGTCCAGGAGAAGCTGTGAAGAGCTTATTTTTGAAGGCAAGGTTACCGTTAACGGTTCCGTCTGTAATACACCTCAG ACTAAAGTGGATCCCTCAAAGGATATTATTTATGTCAACGGGAGCCGCCTTCCTAAGAGGCAGCCTCACAAAGTTTATCTTGCCTTGAACAAGCCAAAAGG GTACATATGCTCATCTGGGGAAAAGGAGTCTAAATCTGTTATAAGtttatttgatgattttttgaGCGGTTGG GCTAAGAAGCATCCAGGAGTACCCCCACCACGACTATTTACTGTAGGGCGCCTTGATGTTGCTACTACTGGATTACTTATTGTGACTAATGATG GAGATTTTGCTCAAAAACTTTCACATCCGTCATCTAATTTTTCAAAAGA ATACATTGCAACAGTTAATGGTCTAGTTCATCAGAGGCACTTAACGGCCATAAGTGAGGGAACAACAATTGAGGGTGTCCATTGTGTACCAGATAGTGTGGAGTTACTTCCACGTACTCCAGATACACAAAGATCTCGACTTCGTATTGTG GTTCATGATGGAAGAAAGCATGAAGTTCGCGAACTTGTTAAAAATGCTGGACTTGAG GCTAGGGAAGTACATTGA
- the LOC131635563 gene encoding putative ribosomal large subunit pseudouridine synthase SVR1, chloroplastic isoform X1, with the protein MGSAATMAMTALCFTKTSKLTSSFRTLPRITCSSLSSSPLKFNVSSFPSNPKPKPDNPNKFSDDNTIPWIARGKDGNFKLSTGPPPTLLKAMANASTGTKKSEKNQTMKTKKKNEKETSEKYQTVKTKKKNEKETKVRKVAPPQYSKASRRFYNENIKVSSARLSKVLAASGVASRRSCEELIFEGKVTVNGSVCNTPQTKVDPSKDIIYVNGSRLPKRQPHKVYLALNKPKGYICSSGEKESKSVISLFDDFLSGWAKKHPGVPPPRLFTVGRLDVATTGLLIVTNDGDFAQKLSHPSSNFSKEYIATVNGLVHQRHLTAISEGTTIEGVHCVPDSVELLPRTPDTQRSRLRIVVHDGRKHEVRELVKNAGLEIYSLKRIRIAGFRLPPDLGLGKYIELSLSNLKALGGKVNKVNS; encoded by the exons ATGGGTTCAGCAGCAACAATGGCGATGACGGCGCTCTGTTTCACCAAAACATCCAAACTCACTTCTTCCTTCCGCACTCTCCCTCGCATCACCTGCTCTTCCCTCTCCTCTTCTCCTCTCAAATTCAACGTCTCCTCCTTTCCCTCCAACCCCAAACCTAAACCCGATAACCCGAACAAATTTTCCGACGACAACACGATCCCTTGGATTGCTCGAGGCAAAGATGGAAATTTCAAACTCTCAACTGGACCTCCTCCAACCTTACTCAAAGCCATGGCCAATGCCTCAACAGGTACCAAAAAATCAGAGAAAAACCAAACtatgaaaaccaaaaagaaaaatgaaaaggaaaCATCGGAGAAATACCAAACTGTGAAAACCAAGAAGAAAAATGAGAAGGAAACTAAGGTCCGTAAGGTGGCGCCGCCGCAGTATTCCAAAGCATCGCGGAGGTTCTACAATGAAAATATTAAGGTCTCCAGTGCACGTCTCAGCAAGGTTCTCGCTGCCTCTGGAG TTGCGTCCAGGAGAAGCTGTGAAGAGCTTATTTTTGAAGGCAAGGTTACCGTTAACGGTTCCGTCTGTAATACACCTCAG ACTAAAGTGGATCCCTCAAAGGATATTATTTATGTCAACGGGAGCCGCCTTCCTAAGAGGCAGCCTCACAAAGTTTATCTTGCCTTGAACAAGCCAAAAGG GTACATATGCTCATCTGGGGAAAAGGAGTCTAAATCTGTTATAAGtttatttgatgattttttgaGCGGTTGG GCTAAGAAGCATCCAGGAGTACCCCCACCACGACTATTTACTGTAGGGCGCCTTGATGTTGCTACTACTGGATTACTTATTGTGACTAATGATG GAGATTTTGCTCAAAAACTTTCACATCCGTCATCTAATTTTTCAAAAGA ATACATTGCAACAGTTAATGGTCTAGTTCATCAGAGGCACTTAACGGCCATAAGTGAGGGAACAACAATTGAGGGTGTCCATTGTGTACCAGATAGTGTGGAGTTACTTCCACGTACTCCAGATACACAAAGATCTCGACTTCGTATTGTG GTTCATGATGGAAGAAAGCATGAAGTTCGCGAACTTGTTAAAAATGCTGGACTTGAG ATTTATTCATTAAAGCGAATTCGCATAGCTGGTTTTAGACTTCCACCAGACCTTgg GCTAGGGAAGTACATTGAGCTAAGTCTTTCGAATCTGAAAGCATTGGGAGGAAAAGTTAACAAAGTTAATTCTTAA